In Deinococcus depolymerans, the following are encoded in one genomic region:
- a CDS encoding GGDEF domain-containing protein encodes MRILRLFRPVPEVLSEPASWHAGQRRMFTLLVWLACAACGAALLAQFPALDPLDRWALPLLAMNMVALQLLLSAQRITLQTAVTGAFVGAAAYVLLALNHQFNVMPRTSWTLMENTYWFAVLYAAAFLVFPPRQATYLASGLLALSAAICAYHLGFTVSPLTRTHLTGASVQFLLMGTVMTVMQATLGVHRMQLLASHAAAHTDTLTGIGNRRAAEERLAELTRAQQTYTLVMFDLDHFKRVNDMHGHAAGDLVLKGVAQAALSHLPPGGLATRWGGEEFLLILPEQRDRQVRAMLDALRLELRHQRHGKVSGVTACFGVATATAGEDPERVLGRADTAMYTVKEQGRNDIHLADLRRTQIG; translated from the coding sequence TTGCGTATCCTGCGTCTCTTCCGTCCCGTTCCCGAAGTGCTGTCCGAACCGGCCTCCTGGCACGCCGGGCAGCGCCGCATGTTCACGCTGCTGGTGTGGCTGGCCTGCGCGGCCTGCGGGGCGGCGCTGCTGGCGCAGTTCCCGGCGCTCGACCCGCTGGACCGCTGGGCGCTGCCGCTGCTCGCCATGAACATGGTGGCGCTGCAACTGCTGCTCTCGGCGCAGCGCATCACGCTGCAGACGGCCGTGACCGGGGCCTTCGTGGGCGCGGCCGCGTACGTGCTGCTGGCCCTGAACCACCAGTTCAACGTGATGCCGCGCACCTCCTGGACGCTGATGGAGAACACCTACTGGTTCGCGGTGCTGTACGCGGCCGCGTTCCTGGTGTTCCCGCCGCGGCAGGCGACGTACCTGGCATCGGGGCTGCTGGCGCTGTCGGCCGCCATCTGCGCGTACCACCTGGGGTTCACGGTGTCCCCGCTGACCCGCACGCACCTGACCGGCGCGTCGGTGCAGTTCCTGCTGATGGGGACGGTCATGACGGTCATGCAGGCCACGCTGGGCGTTCACCGCATGCAGCTGCTCGCGTCTCACGCGGCGGCGCACACCGACACCCTGACCGGCATCGGGAACCGCCGGGCGGCGGAGGAGCGGCTGGCGGAACTCACGCGGGCGCAGCAGACCTACACCCTGGTGATGTTCGACCTCGATCACTTCAAGCGCGTGAACGACATGCACGGGCACGCGGCCGGCGACCTGGTCCTCAAGGGCGTGGCGCAGGCGGCGCTCAGTCATCTGCCGCCGGGCGGACTGGCGACCCGCTGGGGCGGCGAGGAATTCCTGCTGATCCTGCCGGAACAGCGCGACCGGCAGGTGCGTGCCATGCTGGACGCCCTGCGGCTGGAGCTGCGCCACCAGCGGCACGGGAAGGTCAGCGGGGTCACGGCGTGTTTCGGCGTGGCGACCGCCACGGCCGGCGAGGACCCGGAGCGGGTGCTGGGCCGGGCCGACACGGCGATGTACACCGTCAAGGAGCAGGGCCGCAACGACATTCACCTTGCGGACCTGCGGCGCACCCAGATCGGCTGA
- a CDS encoding thymidine kinase — protein sequence MLKSPYHGGHLEVIVGPMFSGKSEELIRRLTRAVIARQNVQVFKPALDDRYHSAAVASHAGRSLEAVPVRGAAEIRAHLSGEGALLSAGAADLPDVVGIDEVQFLDPALVPLVLELADAGVRVILAGLDLDFRAEPFGFMPDLLARAESVEKLTAICTVCGAPATRSQRLIGGEPARADDPVVLVGALESYEARCRVHHEVRPPAPGS from the coding sequence GTGTTGAAGTCCCCCTACCACGGCGGTCACCTGGAGGTCATCGTCGGCCCGATGTTCAGCGGCAAGAGCGAGGAACTCATCCGCCGCCTGACCCGCGCGGTGATCGCCCGGCAGAACGTGCAGGTGTTCAAGCCCGCCCTGGACGACCGGTATCACAGCGCGGCCGTCGCCAGCCACGCCGGACGCAGCCTGGAGGCCGTGCCGGTGCGCGGCGCCGCCGAGATCCGCGCGCACCTGAGCGGCGAGGGCGCGCTGCTGAGTGCCGGCGCGGCCGACCTGCCGGACGTGGTCGGGATCGACGAGGTGCAGTTCCTGGACCCGGCCCTGGTGCCGCTGGTGCTGGAACTCGCCGACGCCGGCGTGCGCGTGATCCTGGCCGGCCTGGACCTGGACTTCCGGGCCGAGCCGTTCGGGTTCATGCCGGACCTGCTGGCCCGCGCCGAGAGCGTGGAGAAGCTGACGGCCATCTGCACGGTGTGCGGTGCGCCCGCCACCCGCTCGCAGCGGCTGATCGGCGGGGAACCCGCCCGCGCCGACGACCCGGTGGTCCTGGTGGGGGCCCTGGAGAGCTACGAGGCGCGCTGCCGGGTGCATCACGAGGTCCGGCCGCCGGCCCCCGGTTCCTGA
- the rpmE gene encoding 50S ribosomal protein L31 translates to MKKDIHPKAVPTKIIYQGKVVMETLSTKPEIHVDVWSGVHPFWTGEERFVDTEGRVDKFNKRFGDSYRNKKK, encoded by the coding sequence ATGAAGAAAGACATCCACCCGAAAGCCGTTCCCACCAAGATCATCTACCAGGGCAAGGTCGTCATGGAGACCCTGAGCACCAAGCCCGAGATCCACGTGGACGTCTGGAGCGGCGTGCACCCCTTCTGGACCGGCGAGGAGCGTTTCGTCGACACCGAGGGCCGCGTCGACAAGTTCAACAAGCGCTTCGGCGACAGCTACCGCAACAAGAAGAAGTAA
- a CDS encoding ADP-ribosylglycohydrolase family protein, producing MTDPHSLPLPAAPGPDRRTATLLSLCAADALGAATEFKSPAAIHAQYGERILTYQPGSVFGFAPGEATDDSQMVAATLLGYRAAGPGATAGARHRAVLAGLRDWLTAAPPDVGSLTRSALRVTASDPARLDGGALAWQQGGLDGAGNGGLMRVAAVWIAGFRGEALAAEAAVVTALTHADPRCVHASVFLTGCLEALAAGAALPDAAAAALRVTDTLDSRAALVDAGVLGLETQAAHRAFRERDREARALVRARVRRALDGHLTAQSGFVLDTLEAALVHARGANWLACVEPAALLGDDSDTVACVVGALIGARGLTVPAALRPPLRLGHSWPGWQRAWACADHLPPLVPAVP from the coding sequence ATGACCGACCCGCATTCCCTGCCCTTGCCGGCCGCGCCTGGCCCCGACCGCCGAACGGCGACCCTGCTGTCCCTGTGCGCCGCCGACGCCCTGGGCGCCGCGACCGAGTTCAAGAGTCCGGCCGCGATCCACGCGCAGTACGGGGAGCGGATCCTGACGTACCAGCCGGGCAGCGTGTTCGGGTTCGCGCCGGGCGAGGCGACCGACGACAGTCAGATGGTCGCCGCGACCCTGCTGGGCTACCGGGCGGCCGGGCCGGGCGCCACGGCCGGCGCGCGTCACCGGGCGGTCCTGGCGGGCCTGCGTGACTGGTTGACGGCCGCGCCGCCGGACGTGGGCAGCCTGACCCGCAGCGCCCTGCGCGTGACGGCAAGCGACCCGGCGCGGCTGGACGGGGGGGCCCTGGCCTGGCAGCAGGGCGGACTGGACGGGGCCGGGAACGGCGGTCTGATGCGCGTCGCCGCCGTGTGGATCGCCGGCTTCCGGGGCGAGGCGCTCGCGGCGGAAGCGGCGGTCGTGACGGCCCTCACGCACGCCGACCCGCGCTGCGTGCACGCCTCGGTGTTCCTGACCGGCTGCCTGGAGGCGCTCGCGGCCGGGGCGGCCCTGCCGGACGCGGCGGCCGCGGCCCTGCGGGTCACGGACACCCTCGACAGCCGCGCCGCGCTGGTGGACGCCGGCGTGCTGGGCCTGGAGACGCAGGCGGCGCACCGCGCCTTCCGCGAGCGGGACCGGGAGGCGCGGGCGCTGGTCCGCGCCCGGGTCCGGCGGGCCCTGGACGGGCACCTGACGGCGCAGAGCGGGTTCGTGCTGGACACGCTGGAGGCCGCGCTCGTCCACGCGCGGGGCGCGAACTGGCTGGCCTGCGTGGAACCCGCGGCGCTGCTGGGGGACGACAGCGACACGGTCGCCTGCGTGGTGGGCGCGCTGATCGGGGCGCGCGGCCTGACGGTCCCGGCAGCCCTGCGCCCACCCCTGCGGCTGGGGCACTCCTGGCCCGGCTGGCAGCGCGCGTGGGCCTGCGCGGACCACCTGCCGCCGCTGGTGCCGGCCGTTCCCTGA
- a CDS encoding DUF4388 domain-containing protein, with translation MVRGDLNVFPFLSVMQMFLTSGRSGRLSIDHVRGGQLWIERGEIIHAEVGRLRGDAALQLLSSLDGGTFTFEAEQTPSQRTLSLRRDSALRRLLEDSEAWTPLLRTFPDWTQRLSFTDRWNEAQPVTRGQYRMLHLISDSSSIRALLERAPEPPRAALDTLRPFLLAGLIELV, from the coding sequence ATGGTGCGTGGCGACCTGAACGTGTTCCCCTTCCTGTCCGTGATGCAGATGTTCCTGACCAGCGGACGTTCCGGACGGCTGAGCATCGACCACGTGCGTGGCGGGCAGCTGTGGATCGAGCGGGGCGAGATCATTCACGCCGAGGTGGGCCGCCTGCGGGGTGACGCGGCGCTGCAACTGCTGTCCAGCCTGGACGGCGGCACCTTCACCTTCGAGGCGGAGCAGACGCCCAGCCAGCGCACCCTGAGCCTGCGCCGCGACTCCGCGCTGCGGCGACTGCTCGAGGACAGCGAGGCCTGGACGCCGCTGCTGCGCACCTTCCCCGACTGGACCCAGCGGCTGAGTTTCACCGACCGCTGGAACGAGGCGCAGCCCGTCACGCGCGGCCAGTACCGGATGCTGCACCTGATCTCCGACAGCAGCAGCATCCGCGCGCTGCTGGAACGCGCACCGGAGCCGCCCCGCGCGGCGCTGGACACCCTGCGGCCCTTCCTGCTGGCCGGCCTGATCGAACTGGTCTGA
- a CDS encoding NUDIX hydrolase — MVTFYPTQPAARADAAVRGLREKVVCFVVRGEASPELLVFDHVPDDSGVQLPAGGVEPGETPEQAAVRELREESGLNLTGPEFLTSYLWEAHLPTRFTRQVCHAFLLRAPHDLPHTWACDADGERFAFRWAPLPAPALDWEMDAALPWACAALRPAPSCATPDSAESVILPN, encoded by the coding sequence ATGGTCACGTTCTACCCAACCCAGCCGGCTGCCCGCGCCGACGCCGCCGTGCGCGGCCTGCGCGAGAAGGTCGTGTGCTTCGTGGTGCGCGGCGAGGCCAGCCCGGAACTGCTGGTGTTCGATCACGTGCCGGACGACAGCGGCGTGCAACTCCCGGCAGGCGGCGTGGAACCCGGCGAGACGCCAGAGCAGGCCGCCGTGCGTGAACTGCGCGAGGAATCCGGCCTGAACCTCACCGGCCCGGAGTTCCTGACCTCCTACCTGTGGGAGGCGCACCTGCCCACCCGGTTCACGCGGCAGGTCTGCCACGCGTTCCTGCTGCGCGCCCCGCACGACCTGCCCCACACCTGGGCGTGCGACGCGGACGGCGAGCGCTTCGCATTCCGCTGGGCCCCGCTGCCCGCCCCCGCGCTGGACTGGGAGATGGACGCCGCCCTGCCGTGGGCGTGCGCGGCCCTGCGTCCCGCTCCCTCCTGCGCCACCCCGGACAGCGCTGAATCTGTCATCCTACCGAATTGA
- a CDS encoding valine--tRNA ligase → MTDHTPDTTPDLDTTPDQTPENDAGTLAKAFDPQAIEPAWAAKWRSEPFRADATSGKPPFTIVIPPPNVTGNLHLGHALDNTLIDTLIRFKRMAGFEALYLPGMDHAGISTQVVVERQLRDQGVSRHDLGREEFLKRVWDWKAESGGMILNQLSRLGVSADWTRERFTMDEGLSRAVRHQFVRLYHDGLAYRGERIVNWDVAAQTTLSELEIDREVRKGKMTTLSYKLRDPNAAASNGEPGEIRIATVRPETIFADQAIAVHPSDPRFAHLVGQEARIPLTDRWVPIIADEAVEMEFGVGALKITPAHDPTDFEVGERHGLSRPSVIDLHGNLTGDLVPEAFRGLERFAARKAVVKALTESGDLIEEKDHDTAIGLSERTKVPVEPIISEQWYVKTRPFAEQVLAGLEGGDMTLVPDRYGKVNRDWLENIRDWNISRQLWWGHQIPAWYDDQGNIYVPDPENPDLDCDQDPRYAHLNLRRDPDVFDTWFSSNLWPFSTLGWPDTDSEDFRKFYPTQVLVTGYDILFFWVARMQMAAYGLTGQAPFGTVMLHGLYLDAKGQKMSKSKGNGIDPLNLFDQYGVDASRFAFAYLSTGGQDIRHDPRRFEQGRNFANKLWNAARFALLRLGEALPNLATSGAEGDTDLIRYVQSALDDTAGEPVRSRDALSMLRARTDLSLADRWILSRLNAVTAEATAQLNAFDIGAATRTLYSFTWDEFCDWYIEAAKPALAEGKLSTLVTLKATLEHILKMLHPIMPFITSELYAALGHRRQLAVHTWPEPDAALHDAEATRAFDALRAAVAAARNLKNELGMAPQERLNMAVEGDLAPTVLENARVVESIARVTLTTLEARTLSAVEQGVTLRAPLEGTVDIADWLGKQKKRLTELDKQIKQAQNKLGNESFVARAPAEVIEEEKRRVTDFGAQKERLQAVLAQFE, encoded by the coding sequence ATGACTGACCACACCCCCGACACCACCCCCGACCTGGACACCACCCCGGATCAGACGCCCGAGAACGACGCCGGTACGCTGGCGAAGGCCTTCGATCCGCAGGCCATCGAGCCCGCCTGGGCCGCCAAGTGGCGCAGCGAACCGTTCCGCGCGGACGCGACGAGCGGCAAGCCGCCCTTCACCATCGTGATCCCGCCGCCCAACGTGACCGGAAACCTGCACCTGGGGCACGCGCTGGACAACACCCTGATCGACACGCTGATCCGCTTCAAGCGCATGGCGGGCTTCGAGGCGCTGTACCTGCCGGGCATGGACCACGCGGGCATCAGCACGCAGGTGGTCGTGGAACGGCAGCTGCGCGATCAGGGCGTGAGCCGTCACGACCTGGGCCGCGAGGAGTTCCTGAAGCGCGTCTGGGACTGGAAGGCCGAGTCCGGCGGGATGATCCTGAACCAGCTCTCGCGCCTGGGCGTCAGCGCCGACTGGACCCGCGAGCGCTTCACCATGGACGAGGGCCTGAGCCGCGCCGTGCGCCATCAGTTCGTGCGGCTGTACCACGACGGCCTCGCGTACCGGGGCGAGCGGATCGTGAACTGGGACGTGGCGGCGCAGACGACCCTCTCGGAACTGGAAATCGACCGCGAGGTCCGCAAGGGCAAGATGACGACCCTGTCCTACAAACTGCGCGACCCGAACGCGGCGGCCAGCAACGGCGAGCCCGGCGAGATCCGCATTGCCACCGTGCGCCCCGAGACGATCTTCGCGGATCAGGCGATCGCCGTTCACCCCAGCGACCCCCGCTTCGCTCATCTGGTCGGGCAGGAGGCCCGCATTCCCCTCACCGACCGCTGGGTGCCGATCATCGCCGACGAGGCGGTCGAGATGGAGTTCGGGGTGGGCGCCCTGAAGATCACGCCCGCGCACGACCCCACCGACTTCGAGGTCGGGGAACGCCACGGTCTGAGCCGGCCCAGCGTGATCGACCTGCACGGCAACCTGACGGGCGACCTCGTGCCCGAAGCCTTCCGGGGCCTGGAACGCTTCGCGGCCCGCAAGGCGGTCGTGAAGGCCCTGACCGAGAGCGGCGACCTGATCGAGGAGAAGGACCACGACACCGCCATCGGCCTCTCGGAACGCACCAAGGTGCCGGTCGAACCGATCATCAGCGAGCAGTGGTACGTGAAGACCCGGCCCTTCGCCGAGCAGGTCCTCGCCGGACTGGAAGGCGGCGACATGACGCTGGTCCCCGACCGTTACGGCAAGGTGAACCGTGACTGGCTGGAGAACATCCGCGACTGGAACATCAGCCGCCAGCTGTGGTGGGGCCACCAGATTCCCGCGTGGTACGACGACCAGGGCAACATCTACGTGCCGGACCCCGAGAACCCCGACCTGGACTGCGATCAGGACCCCCGCTACGCGCACCTGAACCTGCGCCGCGACCCCGACGTGTTCGACACGTGGTTCTCCAGCAACCTCTGGCCGTTCAGCACCCTCGGCTGGCCCGACACGGACAGCGAGGACTTCCGTAAGTTCTACCCCACCCAGGTCCTCGTGACCGGCTACGACATCCTGTTCTTCTGGGTGGCCCGCATGCAGATGGCCGCCTACGGCCTGACCGGCCAGGCCCCCTTCGGCACGGTCATGCTGCACGGCCTGTACCTGGACGCCAAGGGCCAGAAGATGTCCAAGAGCAAGGGCAACGGCATCGACCCCCTGAACCTCTTCGACCAGTACGGCGTGGACGCCAGCCGCTTCGCCTTCGCGTACCTCTCGACCGGCGGGCAGGACATCCGCCACGACCCGCGCCGCTTCGAGCAGGGCCGCAACTTCGCGAACAAACTCTGGAACGCCGCCCGCTTCGCCCTGCTGCGCCTCGGTGAGGCCCTCCCCAACCTCGCCACCAGCGGCGCCGAGGGCGACACCGACCTGATCCGCTACGTGCAGAGCGCCCTGGACGACACCGCAGGCGAACCCGTCCGCAGCCGCGACGCCCTGAGCATGCTGCGCGCCCGGACGGACCTGAGCCTCGCCGACCGCTGGATCCTGTCCCGCCTGAACGCCGTGACCGCCGAGGCGACCGCGCAGCTGAACGCCTTCGACATCGGCGCCGCCACCCGCACGCTGTACTCGTTCACCTGGGACGAATTCTGCGACTGGTACATCGAGGCCGCCAAACCCGCCCTGGCTGAAGGCAAACTGAGCACGCTGGTCACCCTGAAAGCCACGCTGGAACACATCCTGAAGATGCTGCACCCCATCATGCCGTTCATCACCAGCGAACTGTACGCCGCGCTCGGCCACCGCCGCCAGCTGGCCGTGCACACCTGGCCGGAACCCGACGCCGCCCTGCACGACGCCGAAGCCACCCGCGCCTTCGACGCCCTGCGCGCCGCCGTCGCCGCCGCCCGCAACCTCAAGAACGAACTCGGCATGGCCCCCCAGGAACGCCTGAACATGGCCGTCGAGGGCGACCTGGCCCCCACCGTGCTGGAAAACGCCCGCGTGGTCGAGAGCATCGCCCGCGTCACCCTGACCACCCTGGAAGCCCGCACCCTCAGCGCTGTCGAGCAGGGTGTCACCCTGCGCGCCCCGCTGGAAGGCACCGTGGACATCGCCGACTGGCTGGGCAAGCAGAAAAAACGCCTGACCGAACTGGACAAGCAGATCAAGCAGGCGCAGAACAAGCTCGGGAACGAGAGCTTCGTCGCCCGCGCCCCCGCCGAGGTCATCGAGGAAGAGAAACGCCGCGTGACCGACTTCGGCGCGCAGAAAGAGCGGCTCCAGGCCGTGCTGGCGCAGTTCGAGTAA
- a CDS encoding cysteine desulfurase family protein has product MIYLDYAATHPMTPEALAAYAQAAALPGNPASVHAAGQAARERLEEGRARVAAALRVDPRTLIANGGGTEGDNHVLLSVTRAWQDARGRPGHLITTPTEHSAVLAPARALAAQGWQVTFLTPDRHGQYDPAELAGALRDDTALVSIHHANNELGSVQDTPALAALAAARGVPYHTDAVQAPGVLPVDLGAWGVTFATFSAHKWGGPRGVGFLYVQRGTHLNAVTLGGGQEGGTRPGTQDTAGVYAAGVALTHAEQTRETTHAHLSALRARFEAGARAIPDLRVNHAPHGSPKVASVTLPGADGEALLMNLDMLGVAASAGSACSAGTMQPSHVLTAVGLNDADARATLRFSFGAATTEQDVDAAVHALAQAAAWSRA; this is encoded by the coding sequence ATGATCTACCTCGACTACGCCGCCACGCACCCCATGACGCCCGAGGCGCTCGCCGCGTACGCGCAGGCCGCCGCGCTGCCCGGCAACCCGGCCAGCGTGCACGCCGCCGGGCAGGCCGCCCGCGAACGCCTGGAGGAAGGGCGTGCCCGCGTGGCCGCCGCGCTGCGGGTCGACCCGCGCACCCTGATCGCCAACGGGGGCGGCACCGAGGGCGACAACCACGTGCTGCTGAGCGTGACCCGCGCGTGGCAGGACGCGCGCGGCCGGCCCGGTCACCTGATCACCACGCCCACCGAGCACTCGGCGGTGCTGGCCCCGGCACGCGCCCTGGCCGCGCAGGGCTGGCAGGTCACGTTCCTGACCCCCGACCGGCACGGGCAGTACGACCCGGCCGAACTGGCGGGCGCGCTGCGGGACGACACGGCGCTGGTGTCCATCCACCACGCCAACAACGAACTCGGCAGCGTGCAGGACACACCCGCCCTGGCCGCGCTGGCCGCCGCGCGGGGCGTGCCGTACCACACGGACGCCGTGCAGGCCCCCGGCGTCCTGCCGGTCGACCTGGGCGCCTGGGGCGTCACGTTCGCCACGTTCAGCGCGCACAAGTGGGGCGGGCCGCGCGGCGTGGGTTTCCTGTACGTGCAGCGCGGCACGCACCTGAACGCCGTCACGCTCGGCGGCGGGCAGGAGGGCGGCACCCGCCCCGGCACGCAGGACACCGCCGGGGTGTACGCGGCCGGCGTGGCCCTCACGCACGCCGAGCAGACGCGCGAAACCACGCACGCCCACCTGAGCGCCCTGCGCGCCCGGTTCGAGGCGGGCGCGCGGGCCATCCCGGACCTGCGCGTGAACCACGCCCCGCACGGCAGCCCCAAGGTCGCCAGCGTCACCCTGCCCGGCGCGGACGGCGAGGCCCTGCTGATGAACCTCGACATGCTGGGCGTGGCCGCCAGCGCCGGCAGCGCGTGCAGCGCCGGGACCATGCAGCCCAGCCACGTCCTGACCGCCGTGGGCCTGAACGACGCCGACGCCCGCGCCACCCTGCGCTTCTCCTTCGGGGCCGCCACCACCGAGCAGGATGTGGACGCCGCCGTGCACGCGCTGGCGCAGGCCGCCGCCTGGAGCCGCGCCTGA
- a CDS encoding PASTA domain-containing protein, which produces MTGQEGRVRVIDGKYEVLRELSAGGMVTLSEVRAAEGVTRRVAWFAVATPADRQVFHAYRTALRALEPAGLTDVVARPGAYYAVWKPVTGQPLAAALAHKVRPQETVDAVQTLAARLAEQGYALSDAEILIEDHAAQIAYLTPLPAPRSPEDIAARNAQTLAPLQTGRVRRRREPGAWLTFVPGLLLLGGAAYLGSQAVTIYLNPPVRDVVSVTGQEAKVAARALTDAGFRVEYTQGQAGGRAIGSIIRQDPAGGTKLPMGRLVTLTVNNPPAIEVPRLEEMNLDQARDALKDRNMLIGKVLKVDGTLSNTAEGRVIAQLPEAGSSAQRGQPVQLLISTGVSGKETWLTDLAGLTYEQAREHARAAGLVVTSVERRPSDKPENSVLEQSPAPYVRVAVGSPVKLTVASARYSAPSRPAGNLPLPPAYVPPVPTQPEAPVTPPEPEPAVPDRTPVTPDTSAPAPVTPEIAPSSAATRTVNFEYVFPGDLPDGNYAILVRDADGERVVRSAAPAATLANQRAAGAIPVRGDAVFIIRRDGVDYATVTP; this is translated from the coding sequence ATGACGGGTCAGGAGGGCAGGGTCAGGGTCATCGACGGCAAGTACGAGGTTCTTCGTGAACTCTCGGCTGGAGGCATGGTGACCCTCTCGGAGGTTCGCGCGGCCGAGGGGGTCACGCGGCGGGTGGCGTGGTTCGCCGTGGCCACACCCGCCGACCGGCAGGTCTTCCACGCGTACCGCACCGCGCTGCGCGCCCTGGAACCGGCGGGCCTGACGGACGTGGTCGCCCGCCCCGGCGCCTACTACGCCGTGTGGAAACCCGTGACCGGGCAGCCGCTCGCGGCGGCACTGGCGCACAAGGTCCGGCCGCAGGAGACCGTGGACGCCGTGCAGACCCTCGCTGCCCGTCTGGCCGAGCAGGGGTACGCCCTCTCGGACGCCGAGATCCTGATCGAGGATCACGCCGCCCAGATCGCGTACCTGACGCCGCTGCCCGCCCCGCGCTCCCCGGAGGACATCGCGGCCCGCAACGCCCAGACGCTCGCGCCCCTGCAGACGGGCCGGGTCCGCCGCCGCCGCGAGCCCGGCGCGTGGCTGACCTTCGTGCCGGGCCTGCTGCTGCTGGGCGGCGCGGCGTACCTGGGATCGCAGGCCGTCACCATCTACCTCAATCCTCCGGTCAGGGACGTGGTCAGCGTCACCGGGCAGGAAGCCAAGGTCGCCGCCCGCGCCCTCACGGACGCCGGGTTCCGCGTGGAGTACACGCAGGGACAGGCGGGCGGCCGGGCCATCGGCAGCATCATCCGGCAGGACCCGGCGGGCGGCACGAAACTCCCGATGGGTCGCCTCGTGACCCTGACCGTGAACAACCCGCCGGCCATCGAGGTGCCGCGCCTGGAGGAGATGAACCTCGATCAGGCGCGCGACGCGCTGAAGGACCGCAACATGCTGATCGGCAAGGTCCTGAAGGTGGACGGCACGCTGTCGAACACCGCCGAGGGCCGCGTGATCGCGCAGCTGCCGGAGGCCGGGTCCAGCGCCCAGCGCGGCCAGCCGGTGCAGCTGCTGATCAGCACCGGCGTCAGCGGCAAGGAGACGTGGCTGACAGACCTCGCCGGCCTGACCTACGAGCAGGCGCGCGAACACGCCCGCGCCGCCGGGCTGGTCGTGACGTCCGTGGAACGCCGGCCCAGCGACAAACCGGAGAACAGCGTACTGGAACAGTCACCCGCCCCCTACGTGCGCGTGGCGGTCGGCAGCCCCGTGAAACTCACGGTCGCCTCCGCCCGCTACAGTGCGCCCAGTCGCCCGGCCGGCAACCTGCCCCTGCCGCCCGCCTACGTGCCGCCCGTCCCGACCCAGCCGGAAGCGCCGGTCACACCGCCCGAACCGGAACCCGCCGTTCCGGACCGCACGCCGGTCACGCCGGATACCAGCGCGCCCGCGCCGGTCACGCCAGAAATTGCGCCCAGCAGCGCGGCGACCCGCACCGTGAATTTCGAGTACGTGTTCCCCGGTGACCTGCCGGACGGAAACTACGCCATCCTGGTGCGGGACGCCGACGGTGAACGGGTGGTGCGCTCGGCCGCGCCCGCAGCGACCCTGGCGAACCAGCGGGCGGCCGGCGCGATTCCCGTGCGCGGCGACGCGGTGTTCATCATCCGCCGCGACGGCGTGGATTACGCCACGGTCACGCCCTGA
- a CDS encoding AzlD domain-containing protein produces the protein MSGWLVTLLMWAVTYPARLLGLSLGRLHLPPFWLAFLRFVPVSVFAALVVPDVLGSPEWARRLVGAVAGGLLMWRSRNLAAGILGGFAAYWVARAAGL, from the coding sequence GTGAGCGGCTGGCTGGTCACGCTGCTGATGTGGGCGGTCACGTACCCGGCCCGGCTGCTGGGTCTCAGCCTGGGCCGCCTGCACCTGCCGCCGTTCTGGCTGGCGTTCCTGCGCTTCGTGCCGGTCAGCGTGTTCGCGGCGCTGGTCGTGCCGGACGTGCTGGGCAGCCCCGAGTGGGCGCGGCGGCTGGTGGGAGCGGTGGCCGGCGGGCTGCTGATGTGGCGCAGCCGCAACCTCGCCGCGGGCATCCTGGGGGGCTTCGCGGCGTACTGGGTGGCCCGCGCGGCCGGCCTGTGA
- a CDS encoding AzlC family ABC transporter permease, producing MTAPHAPGSAFWPPFWRGFRALLPLWPGMVPFAVAYAVTARAGGLSVWETQLMSLTVFAGASQFAAAGQFVGGGLSTLTGALALVATTFLLNARHVLYGLSLSRTLPLPWGQRLLAAQFLTDEAYGVTVVAGPRDPGGLSLAFLLGAELSLYAVWNASTLLGSLAGAALPDPQALGVGVIFPLAFLGLLVPLLDGRVTLLVALASGVGAWLLGRVLPGGVVILLAGVGGALLGARITTRRAARGKAT from the coding sequence ATGACGGCCCCCCACGCCCCTGGTTCCGCGTTCTGGCCGCCGTTCTGGCGGGGGTTCCGGGCGCTGCTGCCGCTGTGGCCGGGCATGGTGCCGTTCGCGGTGGCGTACGCCGTGACCGCGCGGGCCGGGGGCCTGAGCGTCTGGGAGACGCAACTGATGAGCCTGACCGTGTTCGCCGGGGCCAGTCAGTTCGCGGCGGCCGGGCAGTTCGTGGGGGGCGGCCTGTCGACCCTGACGGGCGCGCTGGCGCTGGTGGCCACCACGTTCCTGCTGAACGCGCGGCACGTGCTGTACGGCCTGAGCCTGTCGCGGACGCTGCCGCTGCCGTGGGGACAGCGTCTGCTGGCAGCGCAGTTCCTGACGGACGAGGCGTACGGCGTCACGGTCGTGGCGGGACCGCGCGATCCGGGCGGCCTGAGTCTGGCGTTCCTGCTGGGCGCCGAACTCAGCCTGTACGCCGTGTGGAACGCCTCGACGCTGCTGGGGTCGCTGGCGGGCGCCGCGCTGCCGGACCCGCAGGCGCTGGGGGTGGGCGTGATCTTCCCGCTGGCGTTCCTGGGCCTGCTGGTGCCGCTGCTGGACGGCCGCGTGACGCTGCTGGTGGCGCTGGCGTCCGGGGTGGGCGCGTGGCTGCTGGGGCGGGTGCTGCCGGGCGGAGTGGTGATCCTGCTGGCCGGGGTGGGCGGGGCGCTGCTGGGCGCGCGGATCACCACCCGCCGCGCCGCCCGCGGGAAGGCGACGTGA